From Juglans regia cultivar Chandler chromosome 8, Walnut 2.0, whole genome shotgun sequence, the proteins below share one genomic window:
- the LOC108997958 gene encoding potassium transporter 5-like has protein sequence MDMSSDDHVEEDHHKHEEMEEEMELEEEFPHQDHQLKGKKKSWSKLRRYDSLDVESRSVRGHVHGGHGSKGAEWSVILHLAFQSIGIVYGDIGTSPLYVFSSTFSNGIIKHNDDILGVLSMIFYTLTLIPLVKYVFIVLRANDNGDGGTFALYSLICRYAKVGLIPSQQAEDREVSNFKLESPNDRLKRASRLKSKLESSQSAKYFLLFATMLGTSMVIGDGVLTPCISVLSAVGGIKQATSAMTEDMIVWISVVILVCLFMLQRLGTDKVGYSFAPIICIWFAFIGGIGFFNFIKFDPTVVKALNPQYILQYFRRNKKEAWISLGGIVLAITGTEALFADVGHFTVPSIQISMCSVTYPALIFAYTGQAAYLRKHNEHVADTFFKSIPDSLYWPMFVLAVLAAIIASQAMISGTFSIIQQSLSLGCFPRVKIVHTSAKYEGQVFIPEINYLLMLACVGVTLGFRNTTRIGNAYGIAVVFVMTLTSSFLVLIMIMIWKTPILFIISYVFVIGTVELLYLSSVLYKFDQGGYLPLAFAAVLMSIMYVWNNVYRRKYYYELDHKISQDKLIEVVNDTNFCQIPGLAIFYSELVQGIPPIFKHYIENVPALQSVLIFVSIKSLPISKVPVEERFLFRQVEPKDQLNVFRCVVRYGYTDVRNEQEPFETMLIEKLKEFIRDEVWFSQRENSAEQNGETFEGESENKDHVKAQVDEERRWEAVDREMEAVEKAWRAGVVHLIGENEVVAGEGAGIGKRILIDYAYNFLKRNLRQSEKVFDIPHKRMLKVGMTYEL, from the exons ATGGACATGTCTAGTGATGATCATGTTGAAGAAGATCATCATAAACATGAAGAAATGGAGGAGGAGATGGAATTGGAGGAGGAATTTCCTCATCAAGATCATCAGCtcaaagggaagaaaaaatcATGGTCAAAGTTGCGAAGATACGACTCCTTGGACGTCGAATCCAGAAGCGTACGAGGTCATGTACATGGTGGCCATGGCTCCAAG GGTGCAGAGTGGTCGGTGATATTGCACCTAGCATTTCAGAGCATCGGAATAGTGTACGGGGACATTGGTACATCTCCACTCTATGTATTTTCCAGCACATTCTCAAACGGCATCATCAAGCataatgatgatattttggGTGTTCTCTCCATGATCTTTTACACTCTCACCCTCATCCCTTTGGTTAAATATGTCTTCATCGTCTTACGAGCCAATGATAATGGCGACG GAGGAACATTTGCGTTGTACTCTCTCATATGCCGATATGCAAAGGTGGGTTTGATCCCTAGTCAGCAAGCTGAGGATAGGGAGGTCTCGAATTTCAAGCTTGAGTCGCCAAACGATCGTCTAAAGAGGGCATCGAGGCTTAAGTCCAAGCTTGAAAGTAGCCAGTCTGCCAAGTACTTCCTTTTGTTCGCCACCATGCTTGGTACTTCCATGGTTATTGGCGATGGCGTGCTTACTCCTTGCATCTCAG TTTTATCAGCCGTGGGAGGGATCAAGCAAGCTACATCTGCAATGACAGAAG ATATGATTGTTTGGATATCAGTTGTCATCTTGGTCTGCCTATTCATGCTTCAAAGACTTGGAACTGACAAAGTCGGCTACAGTTTTGCTCCAATAATTTGCATTTGGTTTGCATTCATTGGTGGCATTggatttttcaactttattaAGTTTGATCCAACTGTTGTCAAAGCTCTAAACCCACAGTACATTTTGCAATATTTTCGGAGGAACAAAAAAGAAGCATGGATATCCCTTGGTGGCATTGTGCTTGCCATAACAG GAACTGAAGCCCTATTTGCCGATGTTGGTCACTTCACAGTTCCTTCAATACAAATAAGCATGTGTTCAGTGACCTATCCGGCACTTATATTTGCATATACTGGTCAGGCTGCCTATCTTCGCAAGCACAATGAACATGTTGCAGATACCTTCTTCAAGTCTATACCAG ACTCTTTGTATTGGCCAATGTTTGTTCTAGCCGTATTGGCGGCCATCATAGCTAGCCAAGCCATGATTTCAGGAACTTTCTCTATAATCCAACAATCCCTGTCACTGGGGTGTTTCCCTCGGGTGAAGATTGTGCATACATCGGCTAAGTATGAGGGACAAGTTTTCATACCAGAAATTAATTACCTCCTTATGCTGGCTTGTGTTGGGGTCACTTTAGGATTCAGGAACACCACAAGGATTGGCAATGCATACG GGATAGCAGTGGTATTTGTCATGACTCTCACATCGTCCTTCCTCGTActtatcatgatcatgatatgGAAAACCCCCATACTTTTCATTATCTCCTATGTTTTTGTTATTGGCACTGTGGAACTGCTGTATTTAAGCTCAGTCCTCTACAAATTTGACCAAGGAGGATATCTTCCCCTAGCCTTTGCTGCAGTACTGATGTCTATAATGTATGTGTGGAACAATGTGTACAGAAGAAAGTACTACTATGAGCTTGATCACAAAATCTCTCAGGATAAGCTCATAGAGGTTGTCAATGACACAAACTTCTGTCAAATCCCCGGGCTTGCCATTTTCTACTCCGAGCTCGTTCAGGGAATCCCACCCATTTTCAAGCACTACATTGAAAATGTGCCTGCATTGCAGTCGGTTCTCATTTTCGTCTCCATCAAGTCACTGCCCATAAGCAAAGTTCCAGTTGAAGAACGCTTCCTTTTTCGTCAAGTGGAGCCCAAGGATCAGCTGAATGTGTTTCGTTGTGTGGTGAGATACGGATATACGGATGTGCGTAACGAGCAAGAGCCCTTTGAGACGATGTTGATTGAGAAACTGAAGGAGTTTATTAGGGATGAGGTTTGGTTTTCCCAAAGAGAAAATAGTGCAGAACAAAATGGTGAAACGTTTGAAGGGGAGAGTGAAAATAAGGATCATGTAAAGGCGCAAGTTGATGAAGAGAGGCGATGGGAGGCAGTGGATAGAGAGATGGAGGCAGTGGAAAAAGCATGGCGTGCAGGGGTTGTCCACTTGATTGGCGAGAATGAAGTGGTGGCAGGCGAAGGAGCTGGCATTGGGAAGAGAATTTTGATAGATTATGCTTACAATTTCCTGAAGAGAAACTTGAGGCAAAGTGAAAAGGTGTTTGATATTCCTCACAAACGCATGCTAAAAGTGGGCATGACTTACGAGCTTTAG